In Cotesia glomerata isolate CgM1 linkage group LG3, MPM_Cglom_v2.3, whole genome shotgun sequence, one genomic interval encodes:
- the LOC123260708 gene encoding coiled-coil domain-containing protein CG32809-like, with amino-acid sequence MGTKSRQKKTSLSRGYSTSSTVMMFDDDPGIMSEVETSSTGFRRGGKQRSSLPVVRTPSKTLERPLGLVFLQFRKETKRALLPNEITSIDTVKALFVRSFPKQLSMEYLDNPDVKVYIHDSTKDMFYELEDHRSHLRDIKDRSVLRVIEKSDRIIGLTPGFGSIISDAPSISPYWEDQSYFSEPEFDSDFQHQHIHKSKVCYTRYTVVLFFMKDLINIDVESV; translated from the exons ATGGGAACTAAGTCTCGTCAAAAGAAG ACATCGCTTTCACGAGGTTATTCAACTTCTTCTACCGTGATGATGTTTGATGATGATCCTGGAATTATGTCTGAGGTTGAAACGTCTAGTACTGGCTTTCGAAGAGGTGGAAAACAAAGGAGTAGTTTACCCGTTGTTCGAACACCTAGTAAAACACTTGAGCGACCATTAG GATTAGTTTTCCTACAATTTAGAAAAGAAACTAAAAGAGCTTTGTTGCCGAATGAAATAACAAGTATAGATACTGTGAAAGCTCTTTTCGTTCGAAGTTTTCCAAAGCAACTTTCGATGGAATATCTTGACAATCCAGATGTAAAAGTGTATATTCACGACAGTACTAAAGACATGTTTTATGAACTTGAAGATCATCG atCACATTTGAGAGACATCAAAGATCGCAGTGTTCTCAGAGTAATCGAAAAATCGGACAGGATCATAGGTCTGACTCCTGGTTTTGGATCTATAATCAGTGATGCTCCTAGTATTTCTCCTTATTGGGAAGATCAAAGTTACTTCAGTGAACCTGAGTTTGACAGTGATTTTCAACATCAGCACATTCACAAAAGCAAAGTATGTTATACAAGATATACTGTCgttcttttttttatgaaagatttaataaatatcgatgTTGAATCTGTTTAG